Genomic DNA from Schistocerca serialis cubense isolate TAMUIC-IGC-003099 chromosome 5, iqSchSeri2.2, whole genome shotgun sequence:
CCGAAGTAGGAATCCAATCTGACACATACTTTCATTGTATTGGTTTTGGTGTCTTAATATGAAGTTATTCAGCCTGTTAGCTACTAGTGTAAAATAACAGGACTTCAACTTTGCTGTGAATGTGCTACAGCCAACAACAGGCTACAGTTCATAATTAAAGGGTTAGTTTGTGTTGTGTATTTGGGCAGTAGTGTTGTTGATAGCATTATGAAATCACCACtatacagggattggacaaaatcATGGAAAGACTGTAAGAAATGTATGCTTAaacataaatgcagttgctagccaagcctgcatgttCTGCTGTTATATATGACCATGCACAGCAGCTGTACAATGTCTCCAATAAGTTGCAAGAGTCAATCAtcgtcagaagagtgttctgtgtagttggagtgcattatgttggagctaagaggATTCagatgtgggcaaattgttggggcTTGTATGTGGGTGCTCATGTAACTAAgctagccaaagtgtttggtgtttcaagagacaccaatTGACAATTTAAAGAGCAtacagtggaaaaacatcatctgttaagtcacaatgtggacaatgtgtgttgagtgatcactgatcGCTGAAGAGGATCGTGATGAAAAATACGGGGATGAcaactgcaaaaatcactgcataaCTGAATGTTGCACTTACAAACCCTGTCTACATCTAAGCAATACAAAGGGAGATCCAAATGCAGGAAACTGCAGGTGCAGGGCGAGCCGGAATTtccaaaccactcatcagtgacatAAATGCCTGTAATGGGAAAATGTGGTGTGGAAGCCATAAAATTTGGCCTGTGGATCAATGCAGgaatgtcatttggttggatgagtcttgtttaacACTGTTTCTTACTTCTGGCCAAGATTATGTCCCAAGAGTAAAATATGGTGggtgtttggtgatgatttgggcagccatattgtggaaTTCCAtagaccccatggttactctgcaaggtcaaaTTACTGCCAAGAATTGTGTGACAGTATTGGCTCATCAGGTCCAACCTATTGTACAAAGTTTATTGCCCAATGGGGATGCTGTATTTCAAGACGATAGTATTCCTGTTCACACAGCctgcattgtccaggactggttttgtgtgcACGAGGAagaattgttgcatctcccctgggCATCAGTCACCAGATCTAAATATTTCTGAGCCTTTTGGTCTACTTTGGAGATAAGGGTACATGATCACtatccaccaccatcatcattatctgaacttgccactattttgcaggaagaatggtataagattcccttgaaaccatacaggaccaGTATTTATCCCTTCTCAGACGACTGCCAGCTGTTTTGAATACAAACAGTTTTGCTAAATCTTATTAGGCAATGTAATGTGTCGTGCAcgcagtgtttccacatttttgttcaCCCCCTCTATAAATactgaaatgactgatatgctgCTTGTATATGGCAAAGTCGATGGCAACAGCTGAGCTGAAATTGCACAACTGTATGGCTTGCCAATAAATGTACTCTGCATTCTTTAGTGTTGCAGCCACAGAGAGAAGACCAAGAAAAACTGAAAAGTCACAACAAGTAAGTTCTGAATTTTCCAGAGCTATATAATATAAGTACCGTAAATATCTTTtttctctcatctttcttcttcAACTCATGCACTGACAGACATCCTTGGGTTGTTACTTTTCATTTTATACATCATACAAGAAATACTTTCACTGTCTTTACTTTAGGAAAAacaaaacagttcaaatttcaAAACAATAACATCAACAATTATGAATGAGCAATGGACTACTATAGTACCATATTCCAGTTCCGTAGCAGCAATGGTCAAGCGTCTCTGCAAGCTCTCCTCACTTTCAGTCCCTCGACCTCTTAGACGTTCTTCAAGTGTGCTCAAAGAAGGTGGTTTTATGAAGACATATAAAGGTTTTAaacttgtttgttttatttgtttcacaCCTTGTATCTCTATATCAAGCACACATATCTTACCACTCTGGCTCACTTTTTCAACAGCTGCTTTGCTGCAAAACGAATAAACATATGTTATCAAATGCAATACGAGGGACAAATATCCATTCTGAATACATTTAAAGTCAACTACACATTAAACAAACATTCACATAAATATAATCAATACAAGGTGTAAAGGCAACCACACCATACAACTGAGGCACATAAACAAGATTGAAAATGTTTCTAAACTTTCAGACAGTTTCCTTTTTCAAATCTAACTAATGcagaggaaacacacacacacacacacacacacacacacacacacacacacacacacacacaccagcactgcagcttgactcccccccccccccctctctctctctctctctctctctctctctctctctctctctctctctaactctcttgtgtgtgtgtgtgtgtgtgtgtgtgtgtgtgtgtgtgtgtctggaggggagggggggcacatGCATGAACACACAGTAAATAGTACAAGTTTCCATCAGCCTCACAAAGCTCTTAATCAGCTTTATAGTTTGCTGGCACTTTATACAATGATGTGACTCAAACTGCTTTCTTTATTGTCAAACTGTGACAGAGTTGCAACTTGCCAGTAACTTCTTTAGTGAGGTAACAAATGATCAATCAACCACTGAAATTCTTTTAAGTTTAATGTCTCTTTATTCAGTAATATTCTCCAACATCTTTTGCACATTTCCAGTGGAGTGTACCACTTAAAATTTTCCAGTTTCATCAAAACTCTCATTTTGGCTGGTCACATTTATGAAGGTATATAAGTCACAGCTTTCATGGTGCATCACATTTAACCATACACTATAACATTCTTGTGACCTCTGAATAATTCTAAGAATCCACCATTCAGCACTACACACAGAAAAATAAGAGAAACATTTACATTTCTGATCACTTCTTTTACAGTAATGGCGGTACAGTGTGGTGCATTCAATGTCTATCAATAAACCATTTCTAAGTGATCTTTCAGTGTTAACAGTTATTCAATGTGTTTAGCATGCCTATTCAAAGGCTGCGAGAAGATTAATGCCATCATTGTTAAGTAACAGAGTCTACAAATAAACATGTGTGCTTCTCAAATCTTGAATCTCGTCAAGAAGTCCTTGCTAGCgcaaacttttttcttctttaaaaagtaattatcaatGTCCAAAAACACAAGTTGTCTTTCTTTAAGCATGCAGTGGCTAATCTAAAATTCTTTTCATGTTTATGTGCTTCTTGAATTTACAGTATTTTCTTTTCCTTGAGAAGTAAATCTACTAACTTACAATGTACATCTTGCACatccaaaacatttatttttcttgtgtggACAGGTGGGAGGAAGAGGATTTGTAGGGCCATATCAATTTGAAAAAGTTCAGAGAGTGTGATAAACTAGAAGGACAGAAAATGTAATTTATCTGAGTTAGAATGGCACAATTTTGGCACATGTTTTAAGCAGAAGTGTGTGTATTCAGAAAGGGGAAATTGGTGTCTCTACCGCATTTGGGCAATGAAAGAATTCATtggcaacaaaagaaaatttgtatcaaagccaggattcaaacctgggtctcctgcttacaatgCAGCTTCATTAACCATTTACGCCATCTTTACACAGTGGTTAGACACAACTGCACAAACTAGAGGCATCCCTGTAGCCTCAATCCGAATTCCCATTTGCTGAACACTACCAAagcccatttttttctttttgatcatCGTATCATGCGAAGTACCACACTATGTTGGGCGAAGAGTGCTCAGTGGTCCCTTCACAAATGGCCATGTTACCCTTCATGACACAtatagtggtgtctgttcttttggacatgtcctgaAGATCAGACACCATTTCTGTTTTCGATCCCGTGGTTGTAAATACAGAATCTTTGAAAAGGAGAAGTTCTTACTTCTGCTGCATTTAGGCAATGAAAGAATTCACTGATGGcaaatgacaatttgtgccaaggccaggattcaaacctgggtctcctgctaaCTAAGCAGGTGTCTTAACCATCCACACCACCTtgacgtccgccccggtagctgagtggtcagcgtgacagactgtcaatcctaagggcccgggttcgattcccggctgggttggagattttctctgctcagggactgggtgttgtgttgtccaaatcatcatcatttcatcctcatcgacgcgcaggtcgccgaagtggcgttgaatcgaaagacctgcaccaggcgaacggtctacccgacgggaggccctagccacacgacatttccattttataccACCTTGACATTTGTCACCAATGAATTCTTTCATTGCCCAAATGCAGCAGAGATTGGAATTTCTCCTTTCTGAATATATTCTATGTCCAGTCATGGGATCAAATGTAgaaatggtatctgctctttcgcacatgcccgaaagaacaggcaccagtCTTGTAGAAGTACATTTCttattttaaagaaacaggaagagagCATGACTGCATATCAGAAGATTTTAACTGTTTCAACTTATTAGAGAATTTCTAtacacgggtcactgttttattcgcaacaATGTCACAGCTTGTGTTATTAGAGAATAACACAATTTTCTCAACTTGTTCTTCTGATTACCATTTTGTAAATGGCTTTTATAGGCAGACAAAGAAAATTGgaatctgtttgtgtgtgtgtttgttttttttattcAGCACAGTTTCATCCTAACAACAATACCTTTCAGATAGTAAAGAATAAAGTGTTGTGATGTTAAAGAAATATCTTAACTTCTTGTTGGTGCAAGAAAGAGAAAACACATCAGACTTATATTAGATTTCAGACTAGATATCCTAATCAGGCttcactgatttgattttatttgtgtACACTAGTAATGTAAGAAATATTGGATGATTGTTGGCTGGCAGAGACAAGACTGCTGAAATATAAAATGCTGTTCAGCATTCAGCACTGAACTATTTATTATTTGTAAAAAAGGAAtgtcttttaatttatttcttgattTCTCTAAACATGCTGTACCTTGTTCCATACAGATTATGGTTGTATTCTGCAGACTCAAGAAACTCTCCATTGTTGATTGCAGCTTTCATTGCCTCTTTTGTTGTAAAATTATAGTGTACACCATCCACTTCCCCACTACGAGGACTTCGTGTTGTGTGAGACACAGAAAAACCAAACTTATCTGGAAATTCATCAAATAGCTTCTTCAATAGAGTTGATTTTCCACATCCAGATGGGCCACATATCACCATGGCCTTTGGATTTTCTTTCACcattgtgttataaactgtaacaaAGAAAGGACATCTTATAATGTCTCAGCATCAGATATACTGTTTTGTATTGTAGACAGAAGACCATAACAATCAAATAAATATTCATGAGAGCAATGGTTTACATACCTAATTGCTTCGTAAATGAGATCTTGTTTTGCAAAAAATTTAAGCATATTTTTGAAAGGTTCACAAATACAACTGACATTCTTGTTTTTTTAAGAAGTGGTGCACTTTAGTTTATTAAAACTTGACCCATACCGATGGTATACCACTAAAAAATTTATGATGAGAATACCAAGGCATCCTCTTCAGTGAGATCCCTTTAATCAAATACATACTTTTCAAAACATATCAAGTAACCAAAACATTCTCATTGATATTCCATATATATAACATTCTGTAATATAAAAAGTATGGACCTGTTTAAAGCATTTGGAAATGGATGATGCAAATGGCAGAGGTAAGTGTTAGTTTAGTTACGTGAACATATCTGAAAGTGCACGAGTGTCATGACAAAAGCAATCATATACAGCCCTGTATACAGCAGAATACTAAATGTGATTTATAAATGATAGCAATTTTAATGAAAAAGATGGGTTAGATAAAAAAAGGGGCACAAAAGGAATTACAGGGGAGGCACAGACAGACATCACCAACAGTAAAAGCAAAGCAAACACCATAAAAACAGTGAGGGGGCAAGGATTAGTAAATTCACAATGTTCTTCAGAATAGTTGATACTGTAATACTTAGTGGGAATTATATACGAAACTCAGTTATATATTTATATAGGAAACTCAAACATGTCAGCTACATAGTCATGTTATGCAGGACATTTAACTTTAGCATCTTGAACATACATAGCTTTTTGCGTGCCAAGAATTAAAATTTTGACCAGTATAAGAGTATCATTCCTGGAATGAAATGAAAAAGATAACTATTATTATAAAGGGCACTCAAAATAAAatgagataaataataataatgtcgtgtggctagggtctcccgtcaggtaggcggatcgcctggtgcaagtcttcctagttgacgccacttcagccgAGATGAAGGCTACATAAACTATACTACTTTTTATTCTTCTCACACACAGGTTATACCACTGTTAATGGTTTATCAacagttggttggttaatttgcaACAGACTGCTATATTATTCTTTTCCAGAAGACACCAGGACTATGCCTGTAAAGTAACTGTTTTGACAAAAGAGAGGTAGCTAGATTAAGTCACTTggcaagattattattattattatctctatATAACAAAACGGAAAAATTGGATGTAATCAACAAGAAGAGGAAAACCAAACAACTGCAGGATACCAAGTGTGAGACTGTAGTCCGTACATGGAAactgagaccagttgtagatttgtctccacatttatttttttttttttaattgtctgtctatgtCAGagaaccccccccatgaaccatggaccttgccgttggtggggaggcttgcgtgcctcagcgatacagatagccgtaccgtaggtgcaaccacaacggaggggtatctgttgagaggtcagacaaacgtgtggttcctgaagaggggcagcagccttttcagtagttgcaagggcaacagtctggatgattgactgatctggccttgtaacactaaccaaaacggcctgtgctggtactgcgaacggctgaaagcaaggggaaactacagccgtaatttttcccgagggcatgcagctttactgtatgattacatgatgatggcgtcctcttgggtaaaatattccggaggtaaaatagtcccccattcggatctccgggcggggactactcaagaggatgtcgttatcaggagaaagaaaactggcgttctacggatcggagcgtggaatgtcagatcccttaatcgggcaggtaggttagaaaatttaaaaagggaaatggataggttgaagttagatatagtgggaattagtgaagttcggtggcaggaggaacaagacttctggtcaggtgactacagggttataaacacaaaatcaaataggggtaatgcaggagtaggtttaataatgaataggaaaataggaatgcgggtaagctactacaaacagcatagtgaacgcattattgtggccaagacagatacgaagcccacgcctactacagtagtacaagtttatatgccaaccagctctgcagatgacgaaaaaattgaagaaatgtatgatgaaataaaagaaattattcagattgtgaagggagacgaaaatttaatagtcatgggtgactggaattcgagtgtaggaaaagggagagaaggaaacgtagtaggtgaatatggattgggggacagaaatgaaagaggaagccgcctggtcgaattttgcacagagcacaacataatcataactaacacttggtttaaaaatcatgaaagaaggttgtatacatggaagaaccctggagatactaaaaggtatcagatagattatataatggtaagacagagatttaggaaccaagttttaaattgtaagacatttccaggggcagatgtggactctgaccacaatctattggttatgacctgtaggttaaaactgaagaaactgcaaaaaggtgggaatttaaggagatgggacctggataaactaaaagaaccagaggttgtacagagattcagggagagcataagggagcaattgacaggaatgggggaaataaatacagtagaagaagaatgggtagctttgagggatgaagtagtgaaggcagcagaggatcaagtaggtaaaaagatgagggctagtagaaatccttgggtaacagaagaaatattgaatttaattgatgaaaggagaaaatataaaaatgcagtaagtgaaacaggcaaaaaggaatacaaacgtctcaaaaatgagatcgacaggaagtgcaaaatggctaagcagggatggctagaggacaaatgtaaggatgtagaggcctatctcactaggggtaagatagataccgcctacaggaaaattaaagagacctgtggagataagagaacgacttgtatgaatatcaagagctcagatggaaacccagttctaagcaaagaagggaaagcagaaaggtggaaggagtatatagagggtctatacaagggcgatgtacttgaggacaatattatggaaatggaagaggatgtagatgaagatgaaatgggagatatgatactgcgtgaagagtttgacagagcactgaaagacctgagtcgaaacaaggcccccggagtagacaatattccattggaactactgacggccgtgggagagccagtccttacaaaactctaccatctggtgagcaagatgtatgaaacaggcgaaataccctcagacttcaagaagaatataataattccaatcccaaagaaagcaggtgttgacagatgtgaaaattaccgaactatcagcttaataagtcacagctgcaaaatactaacacgaatactttacagacgaatggaaaaactagtagaagccaatctcggggaagatcagtttggattccgtagaaacactggaacacgtgaggcaatactgaccttacgacttatcttagaagaaagattaaggaaaggcaaacctacgtttctagcatttgtagacttagagaaagcttttgacaatgttgactggaatactctctttcaaattctaaaggtggcaggggtaaaatacagggagcgaaaggctatttacaatttgtacagaaaccagatggcagttataagagtcgagggacatgaaagggaagcagtggttgggaagggagtaagacaggcttgtagcctctccccgatgttcttcaatctgtatattgagcaagcagtaaaggaaacaaaagaaaaattcggagtaggtattaaaattcatggagaagaaataaaaactttgaggttcgccgatgacattgtaattctgtcagagacagcaaaggacttggaagagcagttgaatggaatggacagtgtcttcaaaggaggatataagatgaacatcaacaaaagcaaaacaaggataatggaatgtagtctaatcaagtcgggtgatgctgagggaattagattaggaaatgaggcacttaaagtagtaaaggagttttgctatttggggagcaaaataactgatgatggtcgaagtagagaggatataaaatgtaggctggcaatggcaaggaaagcgtttctgaagaagagaaatttgttaacatctagtatagatttaagtgtcaggaagtcatttctgaaagtattcgtatggagtgtagccatgtatggaagtgaaacatggacgataaatagtttggacaagaagagaatagaagctttcgaaatgtggtgctacagaagaatgctgaagattagatgggtagatcacataactaatgaggaagtattgaataggattggggagaagagaagtttgtggcacaacttgaccagaagaagggatcggttggtaggacatgttctgaggcatcaag
This window encodes:
- the LOC126481383 gene encoding guanylate kinase isoform X1, with product MSVVFVNLSKICLNFLQNKISFTKQLVYNTMVKENPKAMVICGPSGCGKSTLLKKLFDEFPDKFGFSVSHTTRSPRSGEVDGVHYNFTTKEAMKAAINNGEFLESAEYNHNLYGTSKAAVEKVSQSGKICVLDIEIQGVKQIKQTSLKPLYVFIKPPSLSTLEERLRGRGTESEESLQRRLTIAATELEYGETPGNFDIIIVNDVLEKAYSELREFVLKELQRCKDIDGASDS
- the LOC126481383 gene encoding guanylate kinase isoform X2, whose translation is MVKENPKAMVICGPSGCGKSTLLKKLFDEFPDKFGFSVSHTTRSPRSGEVDGVHYNFTTKEAMKAAINNGEFLESAEYNHNLYGTSKAAVEKVSQSGKICVLDIEIQGVKQIKQTSLKPLYVFIKPPSLSTLEERLRGRGTESEESLQRRLTIAATELEYGETPGNFDIIIVNDVLEKAYSELREFVLKELQRCKDIDGASDS